In one window of Aquimarina spinulae DNA:
- a CDS encoding ATP-binding protein produces the protein MSFSELENAIIHTEDHLNSTIRRANGIMIIETIIDISEKFNPKQEYYLKGYSYNLLGKIHFSTKDYKEALRNYKIAELFIKELEGFPELAIDINNNIALVYINGFNKPKKALKRIKHIYEKSDDLNENSQHILALNLANIYIKTKNYNKAYHLLEKCKKYFINQQQQPSKLATTYTSYGEYYYRKKKYSTAIRYYELAATIAEKNQLFRQAMTIYKKYEDLLVKIGKEDKAYLILKKYTKHHQTALEIEKLEAEQYKKQLIVSEEKNTIETQKAQQSKTISIFTVSLLLLCLILFCFFIYNHRKTKILGKSLALRNKQLKISKEKSDHLAAVKTKFISTVSHELRTPLYGVVGLSSILMERIKDEENHKFIKLMKFSADHLLNLINDVLQVSKMESYEIRLDKSTYDIKNLADDIKNSFEYQADKNGNTLHLNFDPNIPNLLIGDSVRLSQVFINLISNANKFTKKGNIWLNFINPIITDNMVEITFEIKDDGRGIPLDKQEIIFDKFSQANSKDHTTGTGLGLHIVKNLVDLHGGDIKIKSTPGQGSTFYFTISFEIDTVSEVNNTTNNTKNCISLLNTKDYNILIVEDNKINQIVTQNILKTKGYYSEIADDGLIAIEMIKEKKYDLILMDLNMPNMGGMESTKIIREFNSDVPIIALTASDTQDTIKAILNSDSGFSDFMRKPYKSEEFFRKIELNITSKISKAS, from the coding sequence ATGTCTTTCTCGGAATTAGAAAATGCAATTATCCATACCGAAGACCATTTAAATTCAACAATAAGAAGAGCCAATGGTATAATGATTATTGAAACAATAATTGATATTTCCGAAAAATTTAATCCTAAACAAGAATATTATTTAAAAGGATACTCCTACAATTTGCTTGGAAAAATTCACTTTTCGACTAAAGATTATAAAGAAGCTCTTAGAAATTATAAAATTGCAGAATTATTTATAAAAGAACTTGAAGGTTTTCCGGAGCTAGCAATAGATATAAATAACAACATTGCCCTAGTATACATAAATGGATTTAACAAGCCCAAAAAGGCTCTTAAGAGGATAAAACATATCTATGAGAAATCTGATGATTTAAATGAAAATTCGCAACATATTTTAGCGTTAAACCTGGCGAATATTTATATAAAAACAAAGAATTACAATAAAGCATATCATCTATTAGAAAAATGTAAAAAATACTTTATCAATCAGCAACAACAGCCTTCAAAATTAGCCACTACTTATACTAGCTATGGCGAATATTATTATCGTAAGAAAAAATATAGTACTGCTATAAGATATTATGAGTTAGCTGCTACCATTGCAGAAAAAAATCAATTGTTTAGACAGGCAATGACTATTTATAAAAAATATGAAGATTTATTGGTTAAAATTGGAAAAGAGGATAAGGCATATTTAATTCTAAAAAAATATACGAAACATCATCAAACTGCACTCGAAATAGAAAAATTAGAGGCCGAACAATATAAAAAACAATTAATTGTAAGTGAAGAAAAAAACACTATAGAAACTCAAAAAGCACAACAATCAAAGACCATATCTATTTTTACGGTTTCTTTACTTCTATTATGTTTAATACTCTTTTGCTTCTTTATTTATAATCATAGAAAAACAAAAATCCTAGGAAAATCCCTTGCTTTACGAAATAAACAACTTAAAATTTCTAAAGAAAAATCTGACCATCTAGCAGCTGTAAAAACAAAATTTATATCCACTGTTAGTCATGAACTCAGAACTCCATTATATGGAGTGGTAGGATTATCATCAATCTTAATGGAACGAATTAAAGATGAAGAAAATCATAAGTTTATAAAATTAATGAAGTTTTCTGCAGATCATTTATTAAACCTTATTAATGATGTACTTCAGGTTTCTAAAATGGAATCTTATGAAATACGTCTTGACAAATCTACCTATGATATTAAAAATCTAGCAGATGATATTAAAAACTCATTCGAATATCAAGCAGATAAAAACGGAAATACTTTACATCTTAATTTCGACCCCAATATCCCCAATTTGCTTATTGGAGATTCTGTAAGGTTATCTCAGGTTTTTATTAACCTTATCAGTAATGCTAATAAATTTACTAAAAAAGGAAACATTTGGTTAAATTTTATAAACCCAATTATTACCGATAATATGGTTGAAATAACTTTTGAAATAAAAGATGACGGAAGAGGAATTCCCTTAGATAAACAAGAAATAATCTTTGATAAATTTTCTCAAGCTAATTCTAAAGATCATACTACGGGTACCGGTCTCGGATTACATATAGTTAAGAACTTAGTTGATCTGCATGGAGGAGACATCAAAATAAAAAGTACTCCAGGGCAAGGTTCTACATTTTATTTTACTATCTCTTTCGAAATTGATACCGTGAGTGAAGTAAACAATACAACAAATAACACCAAAAATTGTATTTCATTACTAAACACTAAAGATTATAATATTCTAATTGTTGAGGATAATAAAATAAATCAAATAGTCACCCAAAACATTCTTAAAACAAAGGGGTACTATTCTGAAATTGCTGATGATGGACTGATAGCGATCGAAATGATAAAAGAAAAAAAGTATGATCTTATATTAATGGATTTGAACATGCCAAATATGGGTGGGATGGAATCTACCAAAATAATTAGGGAATTTAATTCTGATGTTCCCATTATAGCGCTAACCGCCTCTGATACCCAGGATACTATAAAAGCAATACTTAATTCAGATTCTGGTTTCAGTGATTTTATGAGAAAGCCATACAAAAGTGAAGAGTTTTTTAGAAAAATTGAATTGAATATTACCAGTAAAATTTCAAAGGCTTCGTAA
- a CDS encoding DUF4294 domain-containing protein yields the protein MLTSLSNAQKKDQKLLDTSKVDTTGYVQYYIIEGDTIPHEAIDLDEVIILGRLNFKNKLARRKYLILRRKTRKVYPYAKLAADRLISLNERLENIDSKRKKKRYVKMLQKYMEEEFTKELKKLTRTEGQILVKLIHRQTSKTMFELVKEYRSGWRAFWYNNTAKLFSISLKEKYDPINVEEDYWIEDILQRSFQSSILKEQKTALDFSFYDLRNKWSDISKTTSSKN from the coding sequence ATGCTAACTTCTTTGAGTAATGCCCAAAAGAAAGATCAAAAACTTTTGGACACCTCAAAGGTAGATACTACAGGTTATGTGCAGTACTACATCATCGAAGGAGATACAATTCCTCATGAGGCTATTGATCTTGACGAAGTAATTATTTTAGGGAGATTAAATTTTAAAAATAAACTGGCAAGAAGAAAATACCTTATTCTACGACGTAAGACAAGAAAAGTGTATCCCTATGCAAAGTTAGCTGCAGATAGACTAATATCTCTTAATGAGCGATTAGAAAATATTGACTCCAAGAGAAAAAAGAAGCGATACGTAAAAATGTTGCAAAAATATATGGAAGAGGAGTTTACCAAAGAATTAAAAAAACTAACCCGTACAGAAGGTCAGATATTAGTAAAATTGATTCATAGGCAAACCAGTAAAACGATGTTCGAATTGGTAAAAGAATACAGGAGTGGGTGGAGAGCTTTTTGGTATAATAATACTGCTAAACTTTTTAGTATTTCATTAAAAGAGAAATACGATCCTATAAATGTAGAAGAAGATTATTGGATAGAGGATATATTACAGCGAAGTTTTCAGTCAAGTATTTTAAAAGAACAAAAAACAGCTTTAGATTTTAGTTTTTATGATTTGAGAAATAAATGGTCTGATATATCAAAAACAACTTCTTCTAAAAATTAA